One Edaphobacter flagellatus genomic region harbors:
- a CDS encoding protein-disulfide reductase DsbD family protein: MNIRPRIAVLLLLVCALFASATSFGQIQPVGDGGPGPVKAQHLTVEMVSLAPSIAPGGTLEAGLVITLEEKWHVYWINAGDSGEPPKITWTLPKGITAGPMRFPIPTRLPLGPLMDFGYEDEVAFPVQLTAAKNMKPGPIHLDAKIDWLVCREVCIPGKAHLGLNLVVDPKATAPAQPVGALGEALGLLPKPLGPDMKATVKGGQKEFVIDLITGQPATDAEFYPYDQEQIANAGDQDVDPLPNGVRVRVPRAPELTKLPASLHGVVKLDEEHAFEIDVPVQPGEVARPSNGKVAASGSGELTTIAAIGLAFVGGIILNLMPCVFPVLFLKGLSLVQSSSEERGRIRSHGLVYTLGILISFWAIVAVLLILRAGGNQAGWGFQLQSPTFLAILASGIFFFALSLSGLFDIGLSLTSVGGELAQKQGYTGSFFTGVLATVVATPCTAPFMGAAIGFALAQPAWITFAVFTALALGLAAPYLLLSFQPSWTRLLPKPGAWMETFKQVTAVIFFATVIWLAYVYGSLFSTQGVYRVALLLTCFLLLTIAGWVLGKWPARWASSIAAILIGALALSVPLYQPKDTTLAWQPYSQQTLDQARAAGHPVFIDFTAAWCLSCQVNERVVLKSSDVQKQFRDNNVTLLRADWTQYDPEITKQLASIGRSGVPTYVIYPAGNGSADVLPELLTKDLVLNALKKDTHP; this comes from the coding sequence ATGAATATTCGACCTCGCATCGCCGTTCTTTTGCTCCTGGTCTGCGCTTTGTTTGCCAGCGCGACTTCCTTCGGCCAGATTCAGCCAGTGGGAGATGGTGGTCCTGGACCAGTGAAGGCACAGCATCTTACGGTGGAGATGGTTTCGCTTGCGCCCTCGATTGCCCCAGGTGGCACGCTTGAGGCAGGGTTGGTGATTACGCTCGAGGAGAAGTGGCACGTCTACTGGATCAATGCCGGTGATTCAGGCGAACCACCAAAGATTACCTGGACCCTTCCTAAGGGCATCACCGCCGGCCCAATGCGGTTCCCTATTCCGACGCGGCTGCCACTGGGCCCGTTGATGGATTTTGGGTATGAAGATGAAGTAGCCTTTCCTGTGCAGCTCACGGCAGCGAAGAATATGAAGCCGGGGCCGATTCATCTCGATGCCAAGATCGACTGGCTTGTATGCCGTGAAGTCTGCATCCCAGGCAAAGCACACCTTGGACTCAACCTGGTGGTCGATCCGAAGGCCACTGCTCCGGCACAGCCCGTAGGCGCACTCGGTGAGGCTCTGGGTCTGCTTCCCAAACCTCTGGGGCCAGACATGAAGGCAACGGTGAAAGGAGGCCAGAAGGAGTTTGTTATCGACCTCATCACTGGCCAGCCTGCAACCGACGCCGAGTTCTATCCCTACGATCAGGAGCAGATTGCTAACGCAGGTGATCAGGATGTCGATCCGCTTCCCAACGGAGTGCGAGTGCGTGTTCCTCGTGCGCCTGAACTAACGAAGCTGCCGGCCAGTTTGCATGGTGTAGTAAAGCTCGATGAAGAGCATGCTTTTGAGATCGACGTGCCTGTTCAGCCAGGTGAAGTGGCTCGTCCGTCGAATGGCAAGGTGGCAGCGAGCGGGAGTGGGGAATTGACGACGATTGCAGCCATAGGGCTGGCATTTGTCGGCGGAATCATCTTGAACCTGATGCCTTGCGTCTTTCCGGTGCTCTTCCTCAAAGGGCTCTCGCTGGTTCAATCATCAAGCGAAGAGCGGGGACGAATCCGTAGCCATGGGCTTGTTTATACGCTGGGCATCCTCATCTCGTTCTGGGCAATTGTGGCGGTCCTGCTCATTCTGCGGGCTGGCGGCAATCAGGCAGGTTGGGGATTCCAGTTGCAGTCGCCGACATTCCTCGCCATTCTTGCTTCGGGAATCTTTTTCTTCGCGCTTTCTCTCTCGGGCCTGTTCGATATCGGCCTATCATTGACCAGTGTTGGTGGTGAGCTTGCCCAGAAGCAGGGCTATACCGGCAGCTTCTTTACGGGAGTTCTTGCGACGGTCGTTGCCACACCCTGCACGGCTCCCTTTATGGGGGCTGCCATCGGATTTGCGCTGGCTCAGCCTGCCTGGATCACGTTTGCGGTCTTCACGGCGCTGGCTTTGGGGCTCGCTGCTCCATATCTGCTGCTGAGCTTCCAGCCTTCTTGGACGCGCCTGCTGCCGAAGCCCGGCGCATGGATGGAGACCTTCAAGCAGGTTACGGCTGTCATCTTTTTCGCGACTGTGATCTGGTTGGCCTATGTGTACGGGAGCCTCTTTTCCACGCAGGGAGTTTATCGGGTTGCGTTGCTACTTACCTGCTTCCTTCTGTTGACGATTGCAGGATGGGTGCTAGGAAAATGGCCAGCCCGCTGGGCCAGTTCGATTGCTGCTATTCTTATCGGCGCATTGGCCTTGTCTGTTCCTCTCTATCAACCGAAGGATACGACGCTCGCGTGGCAGCCCTACTCTCAACAAACACTCGATCAGGCACGCGCTGCCGGGCATCCGGTCTTCATCGACTTTACTGCGGCATGGTGCTTGAGTTGCCAGGTCAACGAGCGCGTTGTCCTGAAATCTTCTGATGTTCAGAAGCAGTTCCGGGACAACAACGTTACACTCCTGCGAGCCGACTGGACGCAATACGATCCAGAGATCACGAAGCAACTTGCATCGATTGGACGCAGCGGTGTGCCGACGTATGTGATCTATCCTGCAGGGAATGGTTCTGCAGATGTACTGCCTGAGCTACTGACAAAAGACCTCGTTCTCAATGCGCTAAAGAAGGACACTCATCCATGA
- a CDS encoding CoA-binding protein codes for MNEPEVIRAMLGHPPDVPRTIAVVGMTDDSGKPSNFVPAYMKQHGYRILPVNPQIESAAGEKAYASLAELPMKPDVVNVFRLPKFIPGIVDEMLQLGLKNLWVQSGIVNLEAAARAEAGGIHVVMDHCMMVEHRHADLT; via the coding sequence ATGAACGAACCAGAGGTAATTCGTGCGATGCTGGGGCACCCGCCGGATGTGCCAAGGACAATTGCGGTAGTTGGAATGACGGATGATTCCGGCAAGCCTAGCAACTTTGTGCCTGCTTATATGAAGCAGCATGGGTACCGCATTCTGCCGGTCAATCCTCAGATTGAGTCCGCCGCAGGCGAAAAGGCCTACGCATCGTTGGCTGAACTTCCCATGAAGCCAGACGTTGTAAATGTATTTCGTTTGCCGAAGTTTATTCCTGGAATCGTCGACGAGATGCTGCAGCTAGGGTTGAAGAATTTATGGGTTCAATCCGGCATTGTGAATCTGGAGGCGGCGGCCAGAGCCGAAGCCGGAGGAATCCATGTTGTGATGGACCACTGCATGATGGTGGAGCACCGGCATGCCGATCTCACCTGA
- a CDS encoding DinB family protein, producing MSKLSESAEMDEIRKQLLGLLRGGQAHITLDEAIQNFPIDKRGVVPQGLPHSAWQILEHIRITQRDILDFSAPPTGGYQPIEWPAGYWPKSPEPPSEHAWDVSIAAIRKDLESFEGLITRPESDLYKPFRWGEGQNLLREAMLVADHTSYHLGELVVLRRLLGCWNS from the coding sequence ATGAGCAAACTGTCAGAGTCAGCGGAAATGGATGAGATCCGGAAGCAGCTATTGGGTTTACTTCGTGGTGGACAAGCTCACATTACTTTAGATGAAGCCATCCAGAATTTTCCTATAGATAAACGCGGGGTTGTGCCGCAGGGGTTGCCACATTCGGCGTGGCAGATTCTCGAACATATCCGCATCACGCAGCGCGATATTCTCGACTTCAGTGCACCGCCTACGGGTGGTTACCAGCCGATCGAGTGGCCTGCCGGATACTGGCCCAAATCGCCTGAGCCTCCATCAGAACACGCATGGGATGTTTCTATCGCCGCCATTCGTAAAGATCTGGAGAGTTTCGAAGGTCTTATTACGAGACCAGAAAGCGATCTGTACAAGCCGTTTCGTTGGGGAGAAGGGCAGAATCTTCTCCGGGAAGCTATGTTGGTTGCAGACCACACCTCATATCATCTGGGTGAACTGGTCGTTCTGCGGCGTCTGCTCGGATGCTGGAATTCATAG
- a CDS encoding class I SAM-dependent methyltransferase, giving the protein MPMNTTSSKPDYGIDAPAVLRNLFLFGGLCLALGLLLPPVVHLGPVVLNTRPTFLFPAFFLLIEGGLYLLYVKVGKFHHRDRMLAQHPWSGNEKVLDVGCGRGLLLAGAAKRIKALNGTGHATGVDIWSTEDMGGNAEAATLHNLELEGVQSICTLLSVAAQDMPFEGDSFDVVVSNLCLHNIYDRATRARALEQIVRVLKPGGVAIISDYKKTGEYANAFQAHGLKVEKQWGGMLSTFPPLTIVIARKTL; this is encoded by the coding sequence ATGCCTATGAACACTACCTCGTCGAAGCCAGACTACGGGATCGATGCTCCCGCGGTGCTGCGAAATCTGTTTCTGTTCGGAGGCCTTTGTCTCGCGCTTGGCCTTCTGTTACCCCCGGTTGTGCATCTTGGGCCGGTCGTACTTAACACGCGGCCAACCTTTTTATTTCCCGCATTCTTCCTTCTTATCGAAGGCGGCCTCTACCTTCTCTATGTGAAGGTGGGCAAGTTTCATCACAGGGATCGCATGCTTGCACAGCACCCATGGAGCGGGAATGAAAAAGTACTCGATGTAGGCTGTGGTCGCGGCTTGTTGCTTGCAGGTGCAGCTAAGCGGATTAAAGCATTGAATGGCACCGGCCATGCGACAGGAGTCGATATCTGGTCGACCGAGGACATGGGAGGCAACGCAGAGGCTGCCACACTGCATAACCTTGAGCTTGAGGGGGTGCAATCTATCTGCACGCTTTTGAGCGTTGCTGCGCAGGATATGCCTTTTGAGGGTGACAGTTTCGATGTGGTCGTCTCGAATCTCTGCCTCCACAACATCTATGATCGGGCAACGAGGGCTCGTGCATTGGAGCAGATTGTCCGTGTTTTGAAGCCGGGAGGAGTGGCGATTATTTCCGACTACAAGAAGACCGGCGAATATGCCAATGCCTTTCAGGCACACGGGCTGAAGGTCGAAAAGCAATGGGGAGGCATGCTGTCAACTTTTCCGCCTTTGACGATTGTTATTGCCCGTAAGACCTTGTGA
- the prfB gene encoding peptide chain release factor 2 (programmed frameshift), with product MLSDLEYTYSPVRERVRDLREYLDAPRLRRELASIEEKTADPSIWADPARSQPLMRDRKRLESLLADDAELARRTDDIEAYFELAREGEDTEADLAREIPALIDFSEKLESKTMLSEESDPLNAIVVVHPGAGGTESQDWAEMLMRMYVRWGERQSFKVEINEVQDGDEAGIKSATFTISGEFAYGLLSGETGVHRLVRISPFDSAKRRHTSFASVFVSPEIDDTIVIDIKPEDIRIDTYRSGGKGGQHVNTTDSAVRITHIPTGLVAGCQNERSQHKNKEKAMKLLRSRLYEFELEKKKAVSKKLEDSKLDIKFGSQIRSYVMQPYRMVKDLRTRVEVGDVDRVLDGDLEPFIRGYLRLRREGGVPAAVDADDDL from the exons ATGCTGAGTGATTTGGAATACACGTACTCCCCGGTGCGCGAACGGGTTCGCGATCTGCGGGAGTATCTT GACGCCCCCCGCCTTCGTCGTGAATTAGCCTCCATTGAAGAGAAGACAGCTGACCCATCTATATGGGCCGATCCTGCACGCTCGCAACCGCTGATGCGTGATCGTAAGCGCCTTGAGAGTTTATTGGCAGATGATGCGGAGCTGGCTCGTCGGACAGACGATATCGAAGCATACTTTGAGCTGGCTCGTGAGGGCGAAGATACGGAAGCGGATCTAGCGCGCGAGATTCCAGCGCTCATCGATTTTTCTGAAAAGCTTGAGTCGAAGACGATGCTCTCCGAGGAGAGCGATCCACTGAATGCGATTGTTGTTGTGCATCCAGGTGCCGGCGGTACAGAGTCGCAGGATTGGGCCGAGATGTTGATGCGCATGTATGTCCGCTGGGGCGAGCGGCAGAGCTTCAAGGTAGAGATCAACGAAGTTCAGGATGGCGATGAAGCAGGCATCAAATCCGCAACGTTCACCATATCGGGAGAGTTTGCCTATGGTCTTCTTTCCGGTGAGACCGGGGTGCATCGATTAGTGCGCATCTCTCCTTTCGATTCGGCGAAGCGCAGGCACACCAGTTTCGCATCGGTGTTCGTCTCGCCGGAAATCGATGACACGATTGTGATCGACATCAAGCCTGAAGATATACGCATTGACACCTACCGCTCTGGCGGTAAGGGCGGCCAGCATGTCAATACAACGGACTCCGCCGTGCGCATCACGCATATACCAACGGGTCTTGTTGCAGGGTGTCAGAATGAACGTTCACAGCATAAGAACAAAGAGAAGGCGATGAAGCTGCTGCGCTCGCGCCTCTATGAGTTCGAACTTGAGAAGAAGAAAGCTGTGAGCAAAAAACTCGAAGACTCGAAGCTGGATATTAAGTTTGGCTCACAGATCCGCAGCTATGTCATGCAGCCCTATCGGATGGTCAAAGACTTGAGGACACGCGTCGAGGTGGGCGATGTGGATCGTGTGCTGGATGGCGATCTTGAGCCATTTATCCGTGGGTATCTGCGCCTGCGCCGCGAAGGTGGTGTGCCCGCCGCAGTAGATGCGGATGACGATCTGTAA
- the lnt gene encoding apolipoprotein N-acyltransferase: MRLIPARLWGMAVLSAILQVLPFPVAGPVSVWRTAFCWIAMLPLLWALTRDDARGNPLSSRQTAILGYLCGIVWYLGNCYWIYQTMYLYGGLDKPVAAGILVLFCLYLGLYHALFGWLIGSLRGHFGVQSTLLLSPFAWVAVELARARITGLPWDLLGITQVDNPLLTRLAPITGAYGLSFVIAAVNAIWLVRIQLRERKYTRLILTVTGVSIILLYIVSVRRVQTHRVEATETATLVQENLEVGQEAKGPEPNEQELLESFSYLSRYPGERMYLGIPEAKNTPFVRFSPRSMPRDSNLIVWPESPAPFQENDPAFRAAMTRLAEEAKAPIIAGNIGIDRTTENTRGYFLYNSASFITPQGEFAGRYDKMHLVPFGEYVPFQKLFFFAQNLLHEAGTFDPGTRRALFVVNGHSYGTFICYESIFGDEVRQFVRDGADVLVNISNDGWYGDTSAPWQHLNMVRMRAIENHRWVLRATNTGVTASIDPYGHVVEAAPRHVRTSIRAGFGYEHDLTFYAAYGDIFAYLCAVVTTVALGLTLRRRFTVN; this comes from the coding sequence ATGCGACTCATTCCGGCACGGCTGTGGGGCATGGCAGTGCTCTCCGCAATCCTGCAAGTTCTGCCGTTTCCGGTGGCTGGACCAGTATCCGTGTGGCGGACGGCGTTTTGCTGGATTGCAATGCTTCCGTTGCTGTGGGCACTGACTCGCGATGATGCAAGAGGAAATCCACTCTCTTCCCGCCAAACTGCGATTCTCGGCTATCTCTGCGGCATTGTCTGGTATCTGGGGAACTGTTACTGGATCTACCAGACGATGTATCTCTACGGGGGGCTGGATAAGCCTGTTGCTGCAGGAATTCTTGTTCTATTTTGTCTTTACCTCGGCTTGTACCATGCATTGTTCGGCTGGTTGATCGGTAGCTTGCGTGGACATTTCGGCGTTCAAAGTACCTTGCTGCTGAGCCCCTTTGCCTGGGTTGCGGTTGAATTGGCGCGTGCACGGATCACTGGTCTGCCATGGGATCTGCTGGGGATAACGCAGGTCGACAATCCGCTATTGACTCGGTTGGCTCCGATCACAGGAGCGTATGGATTGTCCTTTGTGATCGCGGCTGTCAATGCGATTTGGCTAGTTCGCATACAACTTCGCGAGCGTAAATATACACGCTTGATTCTGACGGTTACAGGCGTATCCATCATCCTGCTGTACATTGTCAGCGTACGGCGGGTGCAGACTCACCGAGTGGAAGCGACCGAAACCGCTACATTGGTGCAGGAGAACCTAGAAGTTGGGCAGGAAGCCAAGGGGCCTGAACCGAATGAGCAGGAGTTACTAGAGTCGTTCTCGTACTTAAGTCGTTATCCCGGTGAGCGGATGTATCTGGGAATCCCTGAGGCGAAAAACACACCATTCGTGCGATTCAGTCCACGTAGCATGCCGCGGGACTCGAACTTGATTGTGTGGCCTGAGTCGCCTGCACCATTTCAGGAGAATGATCCGGCGTTTCGCGCCGCAATGACCAGGCTGGCAGAAGAGGCTAAAGCGCCTATTATTGCCGGCAACATTGGCATTGATCGGACGACAGAAAATACGCGTGGCTATTTTCTCTACAACTCAGCTTCGTTCATTACGCCACAAGGTGAGTTCGCTGGCCGCTACGACAAGATGCACCTGGTCCCCTTTGGAGAGTATGTCCCATTCCAGAAGCTCTTCTTTTTTGCTCAGAACCTGCTGCACGAAGCTGGCACCTTTGACCCCGGAACTCGCAGGGCACTCTTCGTCGTGAATGGGCATAGCTATGGGACGTTCATCTGCTACGAATCGATCTTTGGAGATGAAGTGCGGCAGTTTGTCCGTGATGGAGCAGACGTGCTGGTGAATATCTCGAATGACGGGTGGTATGGAGATACCAGCGCTCCCTGGCAACACCTGAACATGGTGCGTATGCGGGCCATCGAAAATCATCGATGGGTACTGCGTGCGACGAACACAGGTGTCACTGCATCCATCGATCCTTATGGGCATGTGGTTGAGGCTGCGCCACGCCATGTTCGGACCAGTATTCGTGCGGGCTTTGGCTATGAGCATGACCTTACGTTCTATGCTGCATACGGTGACATTTTCGCTTATCTGTGCGCTGTTGTAACGACTGTGGCACTAGGTCTCACGCTACGAAGGCGATTTACCGTAAACTAA
- a CDS encoding APC family permease, producing the protein MASKETTYKLPQSNRVRLVVASSVMLTFISFWRAAAIVLNDLGSSAFYAGGIAEEAVGKSAPWFILGVMLFSFAVRAVYVESCSMFTRGGVYRIVKEALGGTFAKLSVSALMFDYILTGPISGVSAGQYIVGLLNELLGLFSIHHWAGALATHANGSARQFPVDGTSAAIAAIITIYFWWQNIKGIEESSDKALKVMKITTVMVVILLTWGIYTAFHRSAPLPPFPFPENLHFSKDSLGFLKHTSMGATFGLFGILMAFGHSVLAMSGEESLAQVNREIEHPKLKNLKRAAIVIAIYSFIFTGIGSMLAVMLIPDEVRVPVYRDNLIAGITMYLVGPLALRIGFRVFVVIVGFLILGGAVNTAIVGSNGVLMRVAEDGVLADWFRKPQRRYGTSYRIVNLVAALQMFTIIVTRGDVIVLGEAYAFGVIWSFTFNSLAMLVLRWKYHGERGWKVPLNIRIGKTEIPVGLISVFLVLFTTAIVNLFTKSVATVSGIIFAAAFFIIFSLSERDNKRRHDLAARQMREHFQLEHQDTVGCAALAIKPGAVIVTMRDAASPFALKWALTHTDTEEQDIVVLAARMMGVGGPEYVDASEQLFSEHEQMLFTKAVSVAESFGKHISLLVVPAGDIFAALVQTANSLDAAAVVSGLSSKLTAEEQAYHVGQAWEALAEPKKQFTFYVIKPSGESLSFHIGPHAPTIQPDEVQLVHRLWLNLRRAPEMRDLHHSDIVTYALTRLANEYARDKQTTIKGLQQCIEQINNRGQLGSSHREELGESGPGYSIQPRSEVISKK; encoded by the coding sequence ATGGCATCTAAAGAAACGACATATAAGTTGCCTCAATCGAACCGGGTTCGCCTGGTCGTCGCCTCATCGGTCATGTTGACCTTTATCTCCTTCTGGAGAGCTGCGGCCATTGTTCTAAATGATCTGGGCTCCTCGGCCTTCTATGCTGGCGGCATAGCAGAAGAGGCCGTAGGTAAATCTGCTCCCTGGTTCATTCTCGGAGTCATGCTTTTCAGCTTCGCGGTACGTGCGGTTTACGTGGAAAGCTGCAGCATGTTTACACGCGGTGGTGTTTACCGCATCGTCAAAGAGGCTCTCGGCGGAACCTTCGCCAAACTTAGCGTCTCCGCGCTAATGTTCGATTACATCCTGACAGGTCCCATCTCTGGTGTCTCCGCCGGCCAGTATATTGTGGGGCTCCTAAATGAGCTATTGGGACTGTTCTCCATACATCACTGGGCAGGCGCACTTGCAACTCATGCCAACGGCAGCGCACGGCAATTTCCCGTGGACGGCACCTCGGCGGCGATAGCCGCGATCATCACCATCTACTTCTGGTGGCAGAATATCAAGGGGATCGAAGAATCCAGCGACAAGGCCCTCAAGGTGATGAAGATCACAACTGTAATGGTTGTGATCCTGCTTACGTGGGGCATCTATACGGCATTTCATCGATCTGCTCCACTTCCGCCGTTTCCCTTCCCCGAGAATCTTCATTTCAGTAAAGACTCTCTGGGATTTCTGAAACACACAAGCATGGGCGCCACGTTCGGACTGTTCGGCATCCTGATGGCTTTTGGCCACTCCGTGCTTGCGATGAGCGGTGAAGAATCGCTCGCTCAGGTCAACCGCGAGATCGAGCATCCAAAGCTCAAGAATTTAAAACGAGCAGCCATTGTCATCGCTATCTATAGCTTCATCTTCACCGGCATAGGTTCCATGCTTGCCGTTATGCTCATTCCCGATGAAGTGCGCGTCCCGGTCTACAGAGACAACCTCATCGCAGGAATCACGATGTACCTCGTCGGCCCGCTTGCCCTACGTATTGGCTTCCGGGTCTTCGTCGTTATCGTGGGCTTCCTCATCCTTGGAGGAGCGGTCAACACAGCCATCGTCGGCTCCAATGGCGTACTCATGCGCGTTGCTGAAGACGGCGTATTAGCAGATTGGTTCCGTAAGCCGCAGCGTCGTTACGGAACAAGCTATCGCATCGTAAACCTGGTCGCCGCGCTACAGATGTTTACCATCATCGTCACTCGCGGCGATGTCATTGTGCTGGGCGAAGCCTATGCCTTCGGTGTTATCTGGAGCTTTACGTTCAACTCGCTCGCCATGCTTGTTCTCCGTTGGAAATACCACGGCGAACGTGGCTGGAAGGTCCCACTTAATATTCGCATCGGTAAGACCGAAATACCCGTAGGACTTATCTCGGTCTTCCTTGTCTTGTTTACGACTGCGATCGTGAATCTATTTACAAAGTCGGTAGCTACCGTAAGCGGAATTATCTTTGCGGCTGCCTTCTTTATCATTTTTTCTCTCTCGGAACGAGATAATAAGCGACGGCATGACCTTGCAGCTCGTCAGATGCGCGAGCATTTCCAGCTTGAGCATCAGGACACCGTCGGTTGTGCTGCATTAGCCATAAAGCCTGGCGCTGTCATCGTAACGATGCGCGATGCAGCATCTCCATTTGCCCTCAAATGGGCGCTCACTCATACCGATACCGAGGAGCAGGATATTGTTGTTCTTGCCGCGCGCATGATGGGTGTCGGCGGCCCAGAGTATGTCGACGCCTCGGAGCAGCTCTTCAGCGAGCACGAGCAGATGCTCTTTACAAAAGCCGTATCCGTTGCCGAAAGCTTCGGCAAACATATCTCACTTCTAGTCGTGCCTGCCGGCGATATCTTTGCCGCACTTGTTCAGACAGCAAACTCGCTCGATGCTGCAGCCGTCGTCTCAGGTCTATCCAGCAAGTTGACTGCAGAAGAGCAGGCCTACCATGTAGGCCAGGCATGGGAAGCTCTGGCTGAGCCGAAAAAGCAGTTTACATTCTATGTAATTAAGCCCAGTGGAGAGTCGCTTAGTTTCCACATTGGCCCTCACGCGCCAACGATTCAACCGGATGAGGTTCAACTCGTTCACCGTCTATGGCTTAACCTTCGGCGAGCACCAGAGATGCGTGACTTACATCACAGCGACATCGTGACTTATGCACTAACTCGCCTGGCCAATGAATACGCACGCGACAAACAAACCACGATCAAAGGCTTACAGCAATGCATCGAACAGATAAATAACCGTGGGCAGCTAGGCAGTTCGCACCGCGAAGAGTTAGGTGAATCAGGCCCTGGTTACTCTATCCAGCCACGCTCTGAGGTTATTTCAAAAAAATAG